A genomic window from Cyanobacteria bacterium FACHB-DQ100 includes:
- a CDS encoding RNA helicase encodes MNTSSPRVDLAQLYPFELDEFQLQAIAALEAGKSVVVCAPTGSGKTLIGEYAIHRALAAGRRVFYTTPLKALSNQKLRDFRDQFGAENVGLLTGDVSINRDAPILVMTTEIFRNMLYGTPIGEVGTSLVGVEAVVLDECHYMNDRQRGTVWEESIIYCPSEVQLVALSATVANSDQLTDWIAQVHGATELIYSDFRPVPLQFSFCNTKGLFPLLDESGKRLSPRLKPKRSEYRPRGANQRGAPRPECPSLSFVISQLAAKDMLPAIYFIFSRRGCDKAVTELDNLTLVNEAEAAQLKERIDAFLDRNPEAGRAGQVEPLYRGVAAHHAGILPAWKGLVEELFQEGLIKVVFATETLAAGINMPARTTVVSSLSKRTDAGHRLLNPSEFLQMSGRAGRRGMDDRGYVVTVQTPFEGSKEAAYLATSGADPLVSQFTPSYGMVLNLLQTHSIEETRALIERSFGQYLSTLYLRPQQQELERCKLELNQLQSIVSEVDWKLLAQYEKLQERLKEEKRLLKTLQNQADEMQAGERAIALQFAVAGTILALKGDGGTIIPAVLVTKVSGSGQFPYLVCLGQNNRWYVASVSDVAALRGEIPRLKEVDHLTPPPELVLKAGQARKGTEDSLAIAELVPDPPGLPDEAPEVYAQGQRLKAVQAQIEAHPVHQRGDRPQTLKRQRRMQSLQEEITDRQAKLDEKTQRHWEEFVALIEILRRFGCLDDLAPTTLGQATAAIRGDNELWLGLALMSGDLDHLDPHHLAAACAALVTEVSRPDTWTRYDVSEPVLEALSELRSIRRQLFQLQRRYQVALPVWLEDELLGLVEQWALGTDWLELCSNTSLDEGDVVRILRRTLDLLSQIPHTPHLTQALRSNANRAIQLLDRFPVNEGVE; translated from the coding sequence GTGAATACTTCCTCTCCTAGAGTCGATCTTGCTCAGCTTTATCCGTTTGAACTCGATGAATTTCAGCTCCAAGCGATCGCGGCTCTAGAAGCGGGAAAATCTGTTGTCGTCTGCGCTCCTACAGGCTCAGGAAAAACATTAATCGGGGAATATGCGATTCATCGAGCATTAGCAGCAGGTCGGCGCGTCTTCTACACCACCCCACTCAAAGCGCTTTCTAATCAAAAACTCCGGGATTTTCGCGATCAGTTCGGAGCCGAAAACGTTGGACTCCTCACTGGCGATGTCTCGATTAATCGCGATGCCCCCATTCTGGTGATGACGACCGAAATCTTCCGCAATATGCTGTACGGAACGCCGATCGGCGAAGTGGGAACCTCTCTAGTGGGTGTCGAAGCCGTTGTGCTGGACGAATGTCACTACATGAACGATCGTCAGCGCGGGACAGTTTGGGAAGAATCAATTATTTACTGCCCGTCGGAAGTTCAGCTCGTTGCTCTTTCTGCAACGGTCGCAAATAGCGATCAACTCACCGACTGGATTGCTCAAGTTCACGGCGCGACAGAGCTAATTTATTCTGATTTTCGTCCAGTTCCGCTTCAGTTTTCGTTCTGCAACACGAAAGGGCTGTTTCCCTTGCTGGATGAATCGGGCAAGCGCTTAAGTCCCCGCTTAAAGCCAAAGCGAAGTGAATACCGCCCCAGAGGCGCAAACCAGCGGGGCGCACCTCGTCCAGAGTGTCCCAGCCTCAGCTTTGTGATCAGTCAGCTTGCAGCCAAAGATATGCTGCCTGCGATTTATTTCATTTTCAGTCGGCGCGGCTGTGATAAAGCGGTGACAGAACTCGACAATCTGACGCTAGTGAATGAAGCAGAAGCCGCACAACTGAAAGAGCGAATTGATGCGTTTCTCGATCGCAACCCCGAAGCAGGTCGCGCTGGACAAGTCGAACCCCTGTATCGCGGAGTCGCTGCCCATCATGCGGGAATTTTACCGGCTTGGAAAGGTTTGGTCGAAGAACTGTTTCAAGAAGGCTTGATCAAAGTCGTCTTTGCGACTGAGACGCTTGCGGCTGGAATCAATATGCCTGCTCGAACCACAGTCGTTTCCAGTCTGTCTAAACGCACTGATGCCGGACACCGCCTGCTCAATCCGTCTGAGTTTCTGCAAATGTCAGGACGGGCAGGACGGCGCGGCATGGACGATCGCGGCTATGTCGTTACAGTGCAAACCCCATTCGAGGGGTCAAAAGAAGCGGCATATCTTGCAACCTCCGGAGCTGATCCGTTGGTGAGCCAATTTACACCGAGTTACGGCATGGTGTTGAACTTGCTGCAAACGCATTCGATCGAAGAAACCAGAGCCTTAATCGAACGAAGCTTCGGGCAATATCTTTCTACGCTCTATCTGCGACCGCAGCAGCAGGAACTCGAACGCTGCAAACTTGAACTCAACCAACTGCAATCGATCGTCTCTGAGGTGGATTGGAAACTGCTTGCTCAGTACGAAAAACTGCAAGAACGCCTTAAAGAAGAAAAACGCCTACTTAAAACGCTGCAAAATCAAGCGGATGAAATGCAGGCGGGAGAACGAGCGATCGCGCTACAGTTTGCGGTTGCGGGTACGATCTTGGCGCTCAAGGGTGACGGAGGCACAATCATTCCTGCCGTTCTCGTCACGAAAGTTTCTGGCTCTGGTCAGTTTCCTTATCTCGTCTGCTTAGGACAGAACAATCGCTGGTATGTTGCCTCGGTTTCAGATGTTGCCGCCCTGCGCGGTGAAATTCCTCGCTTAAAAGAGGTCGATCATCTGACACCACCGCCAGAACTGGTGCTCAAGGCTGGACAAGCCCGCAAAGGGACAGAAGACAGCTTAGCGATCGCCGAACTCGTCCCCGATCCACCCGGACTGCCCGACGAAGCACCTGAAGTCTATGCCCAAGGGCAACGCCTCAAAGCCGTACAAGCCCAAATCGAAGCGCATCCGGTTCACCAACGGGGCGATCGTCCGCAAACGCTCAAACGTCAACGCAGGATGCAAAGCTTGCAAGAAGAGATCACCGATCGCCAAGCTAAACTCGACGAAAAAACGCAGCGCCACTGGGAAGAATTCGTCGCGCTGATCGAAATCTTGCGGCGATTTGGCTGTCTCGACGACCTAGCCCCAACGACTCTCGGACAAGCTACCGCAGCAATCCGGGGCGATAACGAACTCTGGCTCGGTTTAGCACTGATGTCTGGCGATCTTGATCATCTTGATCCCCATCATCTCGCTGCCGCCTGTGCTGCACTGGTGACTGAGGTTTCACGCCCAGACACCTGGACACGCTACGATGTCTCTGAACCTGTGCTCGAAGCCCTGAGCGAACTCCGCAGCATTCGCCGTCAACTGTTTCAACTCCAGCGCCGTTATCAGGTTGCCCTTCCCGTCTGGCTCGAAGACGAACTGCTGGGACTGGTGGAACAATGGGCGCTGGGGACAGACTGGTTAGAACTATGCAGCAATACTAGCCTCGATGAAGGTGATGTTGTCAGAATCTTACGCCGCACCTTAGATTTGCTCTCTCAAATCCCCCATACCCCACACCTCACACAAGCGCTACGTTCCAATGCCAATCGCGCCATTCAACTGCTCGATCGCTTCCCGGTGAATGAAGGGGTGGAATAA
- the dnaA gene encoding chromosomal replication initiator protein DnaA produces the protein MAVESSSIDAMWSQVLEILKLKFSPPTFDTWVKTAVPEELTENCLTLRTANPFAKNWIQKHYMKTVQEAVHSIVGRPVEVQFRFVPNAEGDDTDLFYPFVIESSAQPELPVLAARSSSSADLNSKYVFSRLVVGPNNRMAHAASLAVAESPGREFNPLFLCGGVGLGKTHLMQAIGHYRIEISSDAKVFYVSTEKFTNDLITAIRKDDLQSFRDRYRAADVLLVDDIQFIEGKEYTQEEFFHTFNTLHEAGKQVVLASDRPPNQIPRLQERLCSRFSMGLIADIQPPDLETRMAILQKKAEYENMRLPREVIEYIASSYTSNIRELEGALIRAVAYISISGLPMTVQNIAPVLNPPVEKVEASPEVVIQAVSEAFGVSIDDLKGNSRRREISVARQVGMYLMRYHTELSLPKIGEVFGGKDHTTVMYSCEKIGQLKEKDSSMAQTLRQLGDRINLASQGRK, from the coding sequence ATGGCGGTAGAAAGCTCGTCGATCGATGCGATGTGGTCGCAAGTGCTGGAAATTTTGAAGCTCAAGTTTAGTCCGCCAACCTTTGACACTTGGGTCAAAACTGCCGTTCCAGAGGAGTTGACCGAGAATTGCTTGACGCTGCGAACGGCGAATCCGTTTGCGAAGAACTGGATTCAGAAGCATTACATGAAGACGGTTCAAGAAGCCGTTCACAGTATCGTAGGGCGACCCGTTGAGGTGCAGTTTCGCTTTGTGCCGAACGCAGAAGGTGACGATACGGATTTGTTTTACCCGTTTGTAATCGAGTCTTCGGCGCAGCCGGAATTACCGGTGCTGGCGGCGCGATCGAGCAGTTCAGCCGATCTCAACTCGAAGTATGTGTTCTCGCGTTTGGTCGTGGGGCCAAATAACCGCATGGCACACGCAGCATCGCTAGCGGTGGCGGAATCTCCGGGGCGCGAGTTCAATCCCCTCTTTCTCTGTGGGGGAGTTGGATTAGGCAAAACGCATTTGATGCAAGCGATCGGGCATTACCGCATCGAAATTTCGTCAGATGCCAAGGTCTTTTATGTCTCAACTGAAAAATTCACGAACGATCTGATTACAGCAATTCGCAAAGACGACTTGCAGAGTTTTCGCGATCGTTATCGGGCAGCGGATGTGTTACTGGTCGATGACATTCAGTTCATTGAGGGCAAAGAATACACCCAGGAAGAATTCTTCCATACGTTCAATACGCTGCATGAAGCGGGTAAACAGGTGGTGCTGGCTTCCGACCGTCCCCCGAATCAGATTCCTCGTTTGCAAGAACGGCTTTGTTCTCGCTTCTCGATGGGGTTGATTGCAGATATTCAACCGCCGGATCTCGAAACCCGGATGGCAATCTTGCAGAAAAAAGCCGAATACGAGAATATGCGCTTGCCGCGTGAAGTGATCGAATATATTGCCTCAAGCTATACCTCGAATATTCGGGAGCTAGAAGGGGCATTAATTCGAGCCGTCGCGTATATCTCGATCTCTGGCTTGCCGATGACGGTGCAAAATATTGCCCCAGTGCTCAATCCTCCGGTTGAAAAGGTTGAAGCCTCGCCGGAAGTGGTGATTCAGGCAGTTTCCGAAGCGTTTGGGGTGTCGATCGATGACCTCAAAGGCAACTCACGCCGCCGGGAAATCAGCGTAGCGCGGCAAGTTGGTATGTATCTGATGCGGTATCACACCGAGCTAAGCTTGCCCAAAATCGGCGAGGTCTTTGGTGGCAAAGATCACACAACCGTCATGTATAGCTGCGAAAAGATCGGACAGCTTAAAGAGAAAGATTCCAGTATGGCGCAGACTTTACGCCAGCTTGGGGATCGAATTAATCTTGCGAGCCAAGGGCGAAAGTGA
- a CDS encoding DUF2252 domain-containing protein, with product MPNQSVVDRIREFNRGRNLELLKLKYKTMQKDAFGFLRGTCHLFYQDLPVEGMFRSAPPVWICGDLHLQNFGTFKGDDRLVYFDVNDFDEALLAPCTWDITRLVTSIIVGAHTLNISDEDALALCDYFLEIYTKELSTGKDRTVHSEISTGLVKELIDSLKTRKRKDFLDERTEVKGKQRSLKLIEGKTTPVTEAERQKVTDAIAECAATQPNPEFYQVLDVMHRIAGTGSLGLDRYVILVEGNGSPNQNYLLDLKAARSSSLQPYTPYSQPNWKNEADRITAIQDRFQESPPALLTSLLIGNRPYVLRELQPTADRVNLESKDGKTKQLKKVIKTMAEVTAWGQMRSTGRQNSAIADDLIAFSQTAQEWHPNVIDYARSYAAQVEQDYQEFKTQPEEV from the coding sequence ATGCCAAATCAATCTGTTGTCGATCGGATTCGGGAATTCAATCGAGGACGCAATCTCGAATTGCTGAAGCTGAAATACAAAACGATGCAAAAAGATGCGTTTGGGTTTCTGCGAGGAACTTGTCATCTGTTTTATCAGGATTTGCCTGTGGAGGGCATGTTTCGATCGGCTCCGCCTGTTTGGATCTGTGGCGATTTGCATTTGCAGAATTTCGGCACGTTTAAAGGAGACGATCGTCTCGTTTATTTCGATGTGAATGATTTTGATGAGGCGCTGTTAGCCCCCTGTACGTGGGACATTACGCGACTTGTAACCAGTATTATTGTCGGTGCTCATACGCTGAATATTAGTGATGAAGATGCACTTGCGCTTTGTGACTACTTCCTTGAAATCTATACAAAAGAACTTTCAACCGGAAAAGATCGAACCGTACACAGCGAAATTTCAACGGGATTGGTGAAAGAGTTAATCGATAGTTTGAAAACGCGAAAACGCAAAGATTTTTTAGATGAGCGAACTGAAGTTAAAGGCAAACAGCGATCGCTCAAACTGATCGAAGGTAAAACTACACCTGTAACCGAAGCCGAACGTCAAAAAGTGACGGACGCGATCGCCGAATGTGCCGCGACCCAGCCGAACCCGGAATTTTATCAAGTTCTGGATGTGATGCACCGGATTGCGGGGACTGGGAGTTTGGGACTCGATCGCTATGTGATTCTAGTTGAGGGCAACGGTTCACCGAATCAGAATTATTTACTGGATCTCAAGGCTGCCCGATCGTCTTCGCTACAACCTTATACGCCTTATTCACAGCCTAACTGGAAAAACGAAGCCGATCGAATTACCGCCATCCAAGACCGATTTCAAGAATCTCCGCCCGCGTTGTTGACTTCCTTACTAATTGGGAATCGACCTTACGTTCTGCGAGAGCTTCAGCCGACTGCCGATCGAGTCAATCTTGAAAGCAAAGATGGCAAAACGAAGCAGCTTAAAAAAGTGATCAAAACAATGGCAGAAGTGACCGCTTGGGGACAAATGCGGAGCACCGGACGACAAAACTCTGCGATCGCAGATGATTTAATCGCGTTTTCTCAAACTGCTCAAGAATGGCATCCGAATGTGATTGATTATGCACGATCGTATGCGGCACAAGTTGAACAGGATTATCAGGAGTTCAAAACCCAACCGGAAGAAGTGTAA
- a CDS encoding tetratricopeptide repeat protein gives MKLFWRSLLAPHFAFAVFLTPLLIAPAESLAQVTPPALAEETPPSHRAFEQGLRHLKNRSYLAAIAEFNRAIQLDPNFKEAYSGRGFAQLQSGELSQALESYRRILQIEPKSAIAYSGLALVRARLGDDRQAKVDTEKSAALLAHQTARHLYHSELSILELSVATAGRPSKAQVWALIEQGNRQINDRNFRAALTTLNQAVELMPSGSERPYIDRGVAYFGMQDYRSAIADFSTALRFNPFYVKAYEYRARAYEQAGQAQAARADMQRAIELARQFGTQAMYEELIARQRQARQ, from the coding sequence ATGAAACTATTTTGGCGATCGTTGCTTGCACCGCATTTCGCGTTTGCGGTCTTCTTGACTCCACTGCTCATCGCACCAGCCGAAAGTCTTGCCCAAGTAACACCTCCGGCGCTTGCAGAAGAAACTCCTCCAAGCCATCGTGCTTTTGAGCAAGGATTAAGGCATCTCAAGAACCGGAGTTATCTAGCCGCGATCGCAGAGTTTAATCGTGCGATTCAGCTTGATCCCAATTTCAAAGAGGCGTACAGCGGACGGGGATTCGCACAACTGCAAAGCGGTGAACTCTCACAGGCGCTCGAAAGCTATCGTCGAATTTTGCAAATCGAGCCGAAATCTGCGATCGCTTATTCGGGTTTGGCGCTAGTGAGAGCGCGATTGGGTGACGATCGCCAAGCAAAGGTTGATACCGAAAAAAGCGCGGCTCTACTCGCTCACCAAACAGCCCGACATCTCTATCACAGTGAATTGAGCATTCTTGAACTTTCCGTCGCGACTGCCGGACGACCTTCAAAAGCTCAAGTGTGGGCGCTGATTGAGCAAGGAAATCGACAGATTAACGATCGCAACTTTCGGGCAGCCTTGACCACGCTTAACCAGGCAGTTGAATTAATGCCTTCGGGATCAGAGCGTCCTTATATTGATCGTGGAGTAGCGTACTTTGGGATGCAGGACTATCGATCGGCGATCGCTGATTTCTCGACTGCGCTTCGGTTCAATCCGTTCTACGTCAAGGCGTATGAGTACCGCGCCCGCGCCTACGAGCAGGCCGGACAAGCTCAAGCCGCTCGCGCCGATATGCAGAGAGCGATCGAGTTAGCGCGGCAGTTTGGCACTCAGGCAATGTACGAGGAATTGATAGCACGGCAACGACAAGCGAGACAGTAA
- a CDS encoding ABC transporter ATP-binding protein, with protein sequence MTTATELSISDTQNFPPLLKVREMTKRFGSFTALDHVSMTLKPGTFHALLGENGAGKSTLVKCIMGFYTPTSGSIQLDGQDCTIASPRDAQKYGIGMVYQHFTSVPAMTVAENLVIARSGGNLVINWKAETEKLAAFMQTSPFQLPLDASVSQLAAGEKQKLEILKLLYLKSKILILDEPTSVLTPNEADEILGLLREQVSAGQLSVLLISHKMREVTGFTDEITVLRRGKLAGTGSMSVLAVPDITEMMMGERREAQPVEKVPHDNPVPVLEVRDLHADKDNGLEAVSGINLNVRSGEIVGIAGISGNGQREFVEVLAGQRAATSGEVIVNGELYQASRSQMFQHGVFLLPEEPLKNACVPHMSVAENLALRTFDRPPQSKGLLLIFKAIREAAQGLIQQFKIKTPSPETPVRNLSGGNVQRTVLARELSSDHVKLLITANPCFGLDFAAVEDIHNQILQARNRGVAVLLVSEDLDELLKLSDRILVISGGRFLYESTIDNADFNEIGRSMTGH encoded by the coding sequence ATGACAACCGCAACTGAACTCTCCATATCAGACACTCAAAACTTCCCGCCACTACTCAAAGTTCGGGAAATGACCAAACGCTTCGGAAGCTTCACGGCGTTGGATCACGTCTCGATGACGCTCAAGCCCGGAACCTTTCATGCGCTTTTGGGGGAAAACGGAGCCGGGAAAAGTACGCTGGTGAAGTGCATCATGGGCTTTTACACCCCCACAAGCGGCAGTATTCAGCTAGATGGGCAAGACTGCACGATCGCTTCTCCCCGCGATGCCCAGAAATACGGAATCGGCATGGTGTATCAGCACTTTACCTCTGTTCCCGCGATGACCGTTGCAGAAAATTTGGTGATTGCACGATCAGGCGGCAATCTAGTGATCAACTGGAAAGCGGAAACAGAAAAGCTGGCGGCATTTATGCAAACTTCTCCGTTTCAGTTACCCCTAGACGCATCGGTTTCACAACTAGCAGCAGGCGAAAAACAAAAGTTAGAAATTCTCAAGCTGCTTTATCTCAAAAGCAAAATTCTGATTCTGGACGAACCGACTTCAGTTCTCACCCCGAACGAAGCCGACGAAATTCTCGGATTGCTGCGGGAACAAGTGAGCGCAGGACAACTGAGCGTTCTGCTCATCAGCCACAAAATGCGCGAAGTCACAGGCTTTACCGATGAAATTACCGTTCTGCGGCGCGGCAAGCTTGCAGGCACGGGCAGCATGAGCGTTCTAGCCGTTCCCGATATTACTGAAATGATGATGGGCGAACGGCGGGAGGCGCAACCCGTCGAGAAAGTGCCGCACGATAATCCGGTTCCGGTGCTCGAAGTCCGCGATCTTCATGCAGATAAAGACAATGGACTCGAAGCGGTTTCAGGAATTAACCTCAATGTTCGTAGCGGCGAGATTGTTGGCATTGCAGGCATCTCCGGCAACGGACAGCGCGAATTTGTGGAGGTCTTAGCGGGACAGCGCGCCGCAACATCGGGCGAAGTCATCGTCAACGGGGAACTCTATCAGGCAAGCCGATCGCAAATGTTTCAGCATGGCGTATTTCTCTTGCCCGAAGAGCCGCTAAAAAATGCCTGTGTGCCGCATATGAGCGTGGCGGAAAACTTAGCGCTGAGAACGTTCGATCGTCCTCCTCAATCAAAAGGCTTACTGCTGATCTTCAAGGCGATTCGGGAAGCGGCGCAAGGGCTGATTCAACAGTTCAAAATTAAAACGCCTTCTCCAGAAACTCCGGTACGAAATTTATCAGGCGGTAACGTCCAGCGAACGGTTTTAGCGCGGGAACTCTCGTCGGATCACGTCAAGCTCTTGATTACTGCAAACCCCTGCTTTGGGCTAGATTTTGCGGCAGTCGAAGACATTCATAACCAGATTCTTCAAGCGCGGAATCGCGGTGTTGCAGTGCTGCTCGTCAGCGAGGATTTAGACGAACTGCTAAAACTGTCCGATCGTATCCTCGTCATTAGTGGCGGACGATTTTTATACGAAAGTACAATTGACAATGCGGACTTTAATGAGATCGGACGCAGTATGACTGGGCACTAA
- a CDS encoding ABC transporter permease, whose amino-acid sequence MATEAIGWWGVPLAIVAGTLRGSAPFLFVSLGECLTEKSGKINLGLEGNLLLGAMSAYAVSYLTQGTVGSAISPWLGVLAAGIAGMLLAFIHAWLSQQPKVNDVAVGIAMIIFGSGLAFFLGKPFIQPSAPGLPSIGLADWTGISQMQQTFRINLLFVLGIAIAPLMSWFFKATRWGLFIRAVGDNPDAALAMGISISRVRMLCIMAGGFLAGIGGAYLSLYYPGSWSERISSGQGLMAVALVIFARWNPVQCLWASMLFGGAQAIGPSLQAVGIDGGTYLFNAAPYVLTLVIMILTCSPKRTISGAPGALGTLN is encoded by the coding sequence ATGGCAACAGAAGCGATCGGATGGTGGGGAGTGCCCTTAGCGATCGTAGCGGGAACGCTGCGAGGAAGCGCACCCTTTTTGTTTGTCAGCTTAGGGGAATGTTTGACCGAGAAAAGCGGCAAGATTAACCTCGGTTTAGAAGGCAATTTGCTGCTGGGCGCGATGAGCGCTTATGCGGTGTCGTATTTGACTCAAGGCACCGTTGGGAGTGCAATCTCTCCTTGGCTCGGTGTGCTGGCGGCGGGAATTGCTGGAATGCTCTTGGCATTCATTCATGCTTGGTTATCTCAACAGCCAAAAGTGAATGATGTTGCGGTGGGCATCGCGATGATTATTTTCGGCAGTGGACTCGCGTTCTTTTTGGGTAAACCGTTTATTCAGCCTTCTGCACCCGGATTACCGTCGATCGGGCTTGCAGATTGGACAGGCATTTCGCAAATGCAGCAGACTTTCAGGATTAACTTACTGTTTGTCTTGGGAATTGCGATCGCGCCGTTAATGTCCTGGTTCTTCAAGGCTACACGCTGGGGGCTGTTCATCCGAGCGGTCGGCGATAATCCTGATGCAGCATTGGCGATGGGGATTTCGATTTCTAGGGTGCGGATGCTCTGCATTATGGCAGGCGGATTTTTGGCGGGAATTGGTGGAGCGTATTTGTCGCTGTATTATCCCGGAAGCTGGTCGGAGCGGATTTCGAGCGGTCAGGGTTTGATGGCGGTAGCGCTGGTGATTTTTGCCCGATGGAATCCGGTTCAGTGTTTGTGGGCTTCGATGCTGTTTGGTGGAGCACAGGCGATCGGGCCTTCGCTACAAGCAGTCGGAATTGACGGGGGTACCTATCTGTTTAATGCAGCACCGTATGTTCTGACGCTGGTGATTATGATTTTGACTTGTTCTCCAAAACGCACAATTTCGGGTGCGCCGGGGGCATTGGGAACGCTGAATTAA
- a CDS encoding ABC transporter permease, with amino-acid sequence MLTVGNWRKTLEAICIPIAALLFALVLFGIFCFAAGANPFEVYSAIYQAAFGNWSSFQNSLLRAAPLMLTSLCTALPARLGLVIIGNEGALVIGGIAATIVGLSSLNQAPAVVTQVSMAIAGMIGGGLWIGAVGALRHYRAVNETISSLLMNYIAIALLNHLVGGPMRDPSSLNKPSSYAIPDLDRLGTIPLFPRVHYGLIYGIFACVIAYFLIQRTTFGFAARTAGGNVKAARIAGLPVGQLTLAICFLAGSCAGLAGMVEIAAVHGRANESLNANYGYSGILVAFVARNNPIAASIIAILFGGILASGSILQRRLDLPDATVFVLQGLVFLVVLYSESLYGRFKIFKEPEPKMPATSVIQGG; translated from the coding sequence ATGCTCACTGTCGGAAATTGGCGCAAAACCTTGGAGGCGATCTGTATCCCGATCGCGGCTCTACTCTTCGCACTGGTTTTGTTTGGAATATTTTGCTTTGCTGCGGGTGCAAATCCCTTTGAGGTTTATTCTGCAATTTATCAAGCTGCCTTTGGGAACTGGTCGTCGTTTCAGAACTCTCTGCTTCGAGCGGCTCCATTGATGCTGACTTCGCTCTGTACAGCCTTGCCCGCTCGTTTGGGATTGGTGATCATCGGCAATGAAGGGGCGTTAGTCATCGGCGGAATTGCAGCGACGATCGTCGGACTCTCCAGCCTGAATCAAGCGCCTGCGGTCGTTACGCAAGTCTCGATGGCGATTGCGGGCATGATCGGGGGCGGACTGTGGATCGGAGCAGTCGGAGCATTGCGACATTACCGCGCCGTCAATGAAACCATCAGCAGTTTGTTGATGAACTATATTGCGATCGCGCTGTTGAATCATCTGGTTGGAGGCCCGATGCGCGATCCGAGTTCGTTGAATAAACCCTCTAGCTACGCGATTCCGGATCTCGATCGCTTAGGCACCATTCCGCTATTTCCTAGAGTTCACTACGGATTAATTTATGGAATTTTTGCCTGTGTGATTGCTTATTTTCTGATTCAGCGCACGACGTTTGGATTTGCGGCGCGGACGGCAGGTGGCAACGTCAAAGCAGCGCGAATTGCTGGGCTTCCCGTCGGACAGTTAACGCTGGCAATTTGCTTTTTAGCAGGGTCTTGTGCGGGACTGGCAGGAATGGTTGAGATCGCCGCCGTGCATGGACGCGCGAATGAATCTCTGAACGCCAACTACGGATATTCGGGAATTCTGGTAGCATTTGTCGCCCGAAATAATCCGATCGCAGCCAGTATCATTGCCATTCTATTTGGTGGAATTCTCGCAAGCGGCAGTATCTTGCAGCGACGATTGGATTTGCCCGATGCAACAGTCTTTGTCTTACAAGGCTTAGTTTTTCTTGTGGTGCTGTATAGCGAATCGCTGTACGGACGGTTCAAAATTTTCAAAGAACCAGAACCAAAAATGCCCGCAACATCAGTAATTCAGGGAGGTTAA
- a CDS encoding ferritin-like domain-containing protein encodes MNLLTQVLHIIGSGASAYILSSSIRDSKTRPNLIAGFQMAESGSVPFLQALRDRAATEGETWLAERLDRHASDEKRHGQIFAQGLKQLNRRVMDFSKMRERELDELGEKRSPFFDAYFKGYSQEQLKPQNIEWSTFLASTYILELDASKDFLRLADALPNDAVSANLKKGIISVAQDETGHAAYLREAMERRYGARETQKLIDEWRTRKVDAMLAAMQSFINKGGKMAQMVEEGAPVDMTETQAEPVAA; translated from the coding sequence ATGAATCTTTTAACTCAAGTTCTGCATATTATTGGCTCAGGTGCAAGCGCTTACATTCTGTCGAGCAGCATTCGCGACTCTAAAACTCGTCCGAATCTCATCGCTGGTTTTCAGATGGCAGAATCGGGTTCAGTGCCGTTTTTACAAGCACTCCGCGATCGTGCCGCCACAGAAGGAGAAACTTGGCTAGCTGAACGGCTCGATCGCCACGCCAGCGATGAAAAGCGGCATGGTCAAATCTTTGCTCAGGGGCTGAAACAACTGAATCGCCGCGTGATGGACTTTAGCAAGATGCGAGAGCGAGAGCTGGACGAACTCGGCGAAAAACGGAGTCCGTTTTTTGACGCTTATTTCAAGGGCTATTCTCAAGAGCAATTAAAACCTCAGAATATAGAGTGGAGTACGTTTCTTGCCAGCACTTACATTCTCGAACTCGATGCCAGCAAGGACTTTTTACGACTTGCAGATGCACTTCCCAATGATGCGGTCAGCGCAAATTTGAAAAAAGGAATCATCAGCGTTGCTCAGGATGAAACCGGACATGCAGCCTATCTTCGCGAAGCAATGGAGCGACGATATGGAGCGCGTGAAACTCAAAAGCTGATTGATGAATGGCGCACTCGTAAAGTGGATGCCATGCTTGCGGCGATGCAAAGCTTCATCAACAAGGGCGGAAAGATGGCGCAAATGGTGGAAGAAGGTGCGCCTGTCGATATGACTGAGACACAAGCAGAGCCAGTTGCGGCATAG